One Salvia splendens isolate huo1 chromosome 12, SspV2, whole genome shotgun sequence genomic window carries:
- the LOC121758612 gene encoding secreted RxLR effector protein 161-like, with product MFKEFKKAMTEEFEMIDIGLMAYYLGVEVKQLEDGVFIYAKEILKKFKWRIANQSTHRWNAGSSYQRYNKEEKVDPTLYKSLVGSLWYLTCTRPDLLYATGLVSRYMENPTTTHFKAAKRILRYLKGTIDYGLLYSTTNDYRLVGYSDSDWVGDTDDRKSTTGYVFYMEDTAFAWMSKKQPIVTLSTCEAEYVAATFSVCHAFWLISLLSELGVATKGDNNYLCG from the coding sequence ATGTTCAAAGAATTCAAGAAGGCCATGACTGAGGAATTTGAGATGATAGACATCGGGCTGATGGCATACTATCTCGGAGTAGAAGTAAAGCAACTTGAAGATGGAGTATTCATCTACGCAAAGGAGATTCTAAAGAAGTTCAAATGGAGGATTGCAAACCAATCAACACACCGTTGGAATGCGGGGTCAAGCTATCAAAGATACAATAAAGAGGAAAAGGTGGATCCGACACTATACAAGAGCTTGGTTGGAAGCCTATGGTACTTAACTTGCACAAGGCCGGATTTATTGTACGCTACAGGGCTCGTAAGTCGGTACATGGAGAATCCAACCACTACTCACTTCAAGGCAGCAAAGAGAATACTCCGATATCTCAAAGGTACGATCGACTATGGCCTATTATATTCAACTACTAATGATTATAGACTTGTTGGCTATAGTGATAGTGATTGGGTTGGAGATACCGATGACCGAAAAAGTACAACTGGATATGTGTTCTACATGGAAGACACTGCCTTCGCTTGGATGTCTAAGAAGCAACCCATTGTCACTTTATCAACCTGTGAAGCCGAATATGTGGCAGCCACCTTCAGTGTTTGTCATGCATTTTGGCTTATAAGTTTATTATCGGAGCTCGGGGTGGCCACAAAAGGAGACAACAACTATTTGTGTGGATAA
- the LOC121756834 gene encoding probable Ufm1-specific protease isoform X2: MGTQSFAGIRILCRNLLLLREGSGVQWLIGSPFFPLPTIVSTVRCLHTLPSNPLFPDLAKELDDIRSLIPRGFEVIGALVVHDKDGTKAEKVAGDAISAVGSFRKAQYGNDREDPVLIGAVLDLNSSNSERDLQFFISSTGTSYKLEKVSSVVYVDQPEKEVWERGCLVCCELPLKLPLYYVSDNANAAEGAYAQAITAVERKLLDPQVAYIIEAQDRSSSGGPQPVILHGFELDPAAEDLPENAVNAVILESDEDSFAKSRTCSYFLSETKDITSFNSVEENADKIIVSVMFNGSKSNVEPAAPIAEYFPALGEAKLLVVNHKLEVLSYCTKDLRLADIISKLIIPGLVDQLHSLKNKILPDLLTQQLQLRPYHFMPPAFLHPITVVYELSYGETEMKQVEARRSLHLRLGLPFDRPLLRIANAINLSSIKDNTRGKSNPKVGSSLLKDVHHGIPSSGVSGGHVSLIQGSYEYYHYLQDGFDDSGWGCAYRSLQTIVSWFKQQHYTSIDVPSHREIQQSLVEIGDKDPSFIGSREWIGAIELSFVLDKLLGASCKVINVRSGSELPEKCRELALHFETQGTPIMIGGGVLAYTLLGVDYNETSGDCAFLILDPHYTGNEDLKKIVNGGWCGWKKSVDNKGKHFFLHDKFYNLLLPQRPDMV; the protein is encoded by the exons ATGGGCACTCAGAGCTTCGCCGGAATCCGGATTCTTTGCCGCAATCTGTTGCTTTTGAGGGAAGGATCCGGCGTCCAATGGCTGATCGGCTCGCCCTTCTTCCCTTTGCCAACCATCGTCTCCACCGTCCGCTGCCTCCACACTCTTCCCTCCAATCCCCTCTTTCCTGACCTAGCTAAGGAATTAG ATGATATCAGAAGCCTGATTCCGAGGGGCTTTGAAGTGATCGGAGCATTGGTTGTTCACGATAAGGATGGAACGAAGGCAGAAAAGGTAGCAGGTGATGCTATTTCAGCTGTTGGGAGTTTTAGGAAAGCCCAGTATGGTAATGACCGTGAAGATCCAGTTTTGATTGGAGCTGTACTGGATCTCAATAGTAGCAATAGCGAGCGTGATCTTCAGTTTTTCATATCTAGCACAGGAACTTCATATAAGTTGGAAAAAGTTAGCAGTGTCGTTTATGTGGATCAGCCCGAGAAGGAAGTCTGGGAGAGAGGTTGTTTAGTTTGTTGCGAACTTCCTCTGAAATTGCCCTTGTATTATGTGTCAGACAATGCAAATG CTGCGGAGGGTGCATATGCACAAGCTATTACAGCCGTGGAAAGAAAACTTCTAGACCCACAAGTTGCATACATCATTGAAGCCCAAGATAGATCTTCATCTGGTGGACCTCAGCCTGTCATTCTTCATGGTTTCGAGTTGGATCCTGCAGCTGAGGATCTCCCTGAAAATGCCGTTAATGCTGTTATACTGGAATCAGATGAAGACTCCTTCGCAAAGTCTCGTACCTGCTCATACTTTTTATCAGAAACTAAGGATATCACATCCTTTAACTCTGTGGAGGAG AATGCAGATAAAATTATAGTCAGCGTCATGTTTAATGGATCTAAAAGTAATGTCGAACCTGCTGCTCCGATTGCTGAATACTTTCCAG CACTTGGAGAAGCTAAACTGCTGGTTGTAAATCATAAACTAGAAGTGTTATCCTACTGTACAAAGGATCTGCGGTTGGCAGATATTATCTCAAAGTTAATTATCCCTGGATTAGTTGATCAGCTACACTCATTAAAGAACAAGATATTGCCAGATCTCCTAACACAGCAGCTACAG CTAAGGCCATACCACTTCATGCCTCCCGCCTTTCTACATCCAATCACTGTTGTGTACGAGCTCAGCTATGGGGAGACAGAAATGAAGCAAG TTGAAGCTCGAAGATCCCTTCACTTGAGGCTAGGGTTGCCATTTGATCGCCCTCTTTTGAGGATTGCTAATGCAATAAATTTATCGTCAATAAAGGACAACACTAGGGGCAAATCAAATCCAAAGG TGGGCTCCTCTTTGCTTAAAGATGTTCATCATGGTATTCCAAGCAGCGGAG TATCTGGTGGCCATGTCTCTTTAATCCAGGGTTCCTATGAATATTATCATTACCTTCAAGATGGGTTTGATGATTCG GGCTGGGGTTGTGCTTACCGCTCTCTGCAAACAATTGTTTCATGGTTCAAGCAACAACACTATACTTCCATTGATGTCCCCTCACATAG AGAAATACAGCAGTCACTAGTCGAGATTGGTGATAAGGACCCTTCCTTCATTGGGTCACGTGAATGGATTGGCGCCATCGAGTTAAGTTTTGTTTTGGACAAGCTACTTGGA GCCAGTTGCAAAGTTATCAACGTGAGGTCCGGATCTGAGCTCCCGGAGAAATGCAGGGAGCTCGCCTTGCATTTTGAGACGCAAGGCACACCCATCATGATCG GAGGAGGTGTTCTGGCTTATACGCTATTGGGGGTCGACTACAATGAAACAAGTGGAGATTGTGCGTTTCTCATACTCGACCCTCACTACACAGGCAATGAGGACCTGAAGAAGATAGTGAATGGCGGGTGGTGTGGATGGAAGAAGTCGGTCGATAACAAAGGGAAGCATTTCTTCTTGCACGATAAGTTCTACAATCTTTTGCTTCCCCAAAGACCTGACATGGTATAA
- the LOC121757840 gene encoding lectin CPL-like — MALFQTLKPLLSSAAIALFVILAMTNKAYSQSDSTSFTYNFNGNPPTTLTYQGDAFFPPDSTFLHLTKTDGSGVPQTSTIGRALYTNPILFRAQGAVASFETTINFQITSKSGDNNPADGLVFFIAPVGSTIPAGGGGSNFGVYSTSGLAPNVFAVEFDVYVNSEWDPNFRHIGINLGSRTSRNLTSFEGTDGQRVSARINYEAATRVITVDASAAAGNFGVSLVSDLGALLPEQVQVGLAASSGLLVAVHDVVSWSFSSTIVR, encoded by the coding sequence ATGGCCCTCTTCCAAACCCTAAAGCCTCTGCTTTCTTCAGCAGCCATAGCCCTGTTCGTCATTCTGGCAATGACGAACAAGGCCTACTCTCAGAGCGATTCAACTTCCTTCACATACAACTTCAACGGCAACCCACCCACAACCCTAACCTACCAAGGCGACGCCTTCTTCCCACCTGACTCAACCTTCCTCCACCTCACAAAGACCGACGGCTCGGGGGTCCCGCAAACTAGCACTATCGGCCGAGCCCTGTACACGAACCCGATACTGTTCCGCGCACAAGGGGCAGTAGCGTCATTTGAGACCACCATAAACTTCCAGATCACCTCTAAGTCGGGCGACAACAACCCGGCCGACGGGCTCGTGTTCTTCATAGCCCCCGTGGGCTCCACCATCCCTGCTGGCGGCGGCGGGAGCAACTTCGGCGTGTACAGCACTTCGGGGCTGGCTCCCAACGTGTTCGCCGTGGAATTCGACGTGTACGTGAACTCGGAGTGGGACCCGAACTTCCGCCACATTGGGATCAACCTCGGCTCGAGGACTTCTAGAAATTTGACGTCGTTTGAGGGCACCGACGGGCAGCGGGTGAGTGCCCGGATAAACTACGAGGCGGCGACTAGAGTGATCACCGTCGACGCCTCCGCAGCAGCGGGCAATTTCGGGGTCAGCTTGGTGTCCGACTTGGGCGCTTTGCTCCCCGAGCAAGTTCAAGTCGGGCTCGCTGCCTCGAGCGGGCTGCTCGTCGCCGTCCACGACGTCGTTTCGTGGTCTTTCAGCTCCACCATCGTCCGTTAA
- the LOC121757839 gene encoding agglutinin-2-like yields MATSLQTLISLLSATALILTVATAKRPPPKGTVSFSYDFHGVQPTGVTLQGDANFPSQDSYLRLTKTDYSGNAVELSVGRVLHTKPVPFWSKWAKANFESTVKFIVTPNTNYEYPPADGLVFFITALNSTVNEPGGSFGVFDQSGKNPLVFAVEFDIFINKDFDPNYRHVGIDIQSQVSSATTAVDDAIVGQAVTATINYDAATNLISVRGSAGGKAFEVSYVYDLSSFLPEQVQVGISGATGGLSAIHDLISWSFTSSMGRKKHN; encoded by the coding sequence ATGGCCACTTCcctccaaaccctaatttctctTCTTTCCGCCACAGCCCTAATCCTCACCGTGGCAACCGCGAAGCGTCCGCCCCCCAAGGGGACGGTCTCCTTCTCATACGACTTCCACGGTGTGCAACCAACTGGCGTAACCTTACAAGGCGACGCCAATTTCCCATCCCAAGACTCTTACCTCCGCCTAACCAAAACCGACTATTCCGGCAACGCAGTGGAGCTCAGCGTCGGCCGAGTCTTGCACACCAAGCCCGTGCCATTTTGGAGTAAATGGGCGAAAGCAAACTTCGAATCCACCGTGAAATTCATCGTCACGCCCAACACCAACTACGAGTACCCACCGGCCGACGGCCTCGTTTTCTTCATAACGGCCCTCAACTCCACCGTAAACGAGCCCGGTGGCAGCTTCGGAGTCTTTGATCAATCCGGCAAAAACCCCTTGGTTTTCGCAGTGGAATTCGACATCTTCATCAATAAAGATTTCGATCCAAACTATCGCCACGTGGGGATCGACATCCAATCGCAGGTATCCAGCGCCACTACCGCCGTCGACGACGCGATCGTCGGTCAGGCGGTGACTGCCACCATCAACTACGATGCAGCCACCAACTTGATAAGCGTTCGTGGCAGCGCCGGTGGAAAGGCCTTTGAGGTGAGCTATGTGTATGATTTGAGCTCGTTTCTTCCTGAGCAGGTTCAGGTCGGGATCTCCGGCGCCACCGGAGGATTATCCGCTATTCACGACCTCATCTCTTGGTCTTTTACTTCCTCCATGGGGCGCAAGAAACATAATTGA
- the LOC121757838 gene encoding mannose/glucose-specific lectin-like produces MALLKTLKPLLSSSAIALLVILAMTNKAYSQSNSTSFTYDFYGDQPTTLTYQGDAFFPSDSTFLRLTKTESGVSAKSSVGRVLHSAPILFRAEGALASFETSIEYIISSWTSTSTPADGLVFFVAPVGSTIPAGSEGGRLGVYDQSGLAPNVFAIEFDVFVNEWDPSFPHIGINIGSLTSSNVTRLEGTIGQRVNARINFEAATKVISVYATSAAGNFEVSLSYDLSALLPEQVQVGLSAASGMDLNNAAVHDVVSWYFTSTLVSLLASEDNGAKIAQV; encoded by the coding sequence ATGGCCCTCTTGAAAACCCTAAAGCCTCTGCTTTCTTCATCAGCCATAGCCCTGTTGGTCATTCTGGCAATGACGAACAAGGCCTACTCTCAGAGCAATTCAACTTCCTTCACGTACGACTTCTACGGCGACCAACCCACAACCCTAACCTACCAAGGCGACGCCTTCTTCCCATCGGACTCGACCTTCCTCCGTCTGACAAAGACCGAGTCGGGCGTCTCAGCAAAGAGCAGCGTCGGCCGAGTCCTCCACTCGGCCCCAATACTGTTCCGCGCAGAAGGGGCATTAGCGTCATTTGAAACCAGCATAGAATATATCATCAGCTCTTGGACCAGCACCAGTACACCTGCCGACGGGCTAGTATTCTTCGTCGCGCCCGTCGGCTCCACCATCCCTGCGGGAAGCGAAGGGGGCCGCTTGGGCGTGTACGATCAATCGGGATTGGCTCCCAACGTGTTCGCCATCGAATTCGACGTGTTCGTGAACGAGTGGGACCCGAGCTTCCCCCACATTGGGATCAACATCGGGTCGTTGACTTCCAGCAATGTTACGAGGTTAGAGGGCACCATCGGGCAGCGTGTGAATGCCCGCATAAACTTCGAGGCAGCAACTAAAGTGATCAGTGTGTACGCCACGTCAGCAGCGGGCAATTTCGAGGTCAGCTTGAGCTACGACTTGAGCGCTTTGTTGCCCGAGCAAGTTCAAGTCGGGCTCTCAGCCGCAAGCGGGATGGATTTGAACAATGCTGCCGTCCACGACGTCGTCTCATGGTATTTCACCTCCACCCTCGTCAGTCTTCTTGCCAGCGAGGACAATGGCGCCAAAATAGCCCAAGTTTAA
- the LOC121756834 gene encoding probable Ufm1-specific protease isoform X1 — protein MGTQSFAGIRILCRNLLLLREGSGVQWLIGSPFFPLPTIVSTVRCLHTLPSNPLFPDLAKELDDIRSLIPRGFEVIGALVVHDKDGTKAEKVAGDAISAVGSFRKAQYGNDREDPVLIGAVLDLNSSNSERDLQFFISSTGTSYKLEKVSSVVYVDQPEKEVWERGCLVCCELPLKLPLYYVSDNANGEALALSLYLSLSNAFAAEGAYAQAITAVERKLLDPQVAYIIEAQDRSSSGGPQPVILHGFELDPAAEDLPENAVNAVILESDEDSFAKSRTCSYFLSETKDITSFNSVEENADKIIVSVMFNGSKSNVEPAAPIAEYFPALGEAKLLVVNHKLEVLSYCTKDLRLADIISKLIIPGLVDQLHSLKNKILPDLLTQQLQLRPYHFMPPAFLHPITVVYELSYGETEMKQVEARRSLHLRLGLPFDRPLLRIANAINLSSIKDNTRGKSNPKVGSSLLKDVHHGIPSSGVSGGHVSLIQGSYEYYHYLQDGFDDSGWGCAYRSLQTIVSWFKQQHYTSIDVPSHREIQQSLVEIGDKDPSFIGSREWIGAIELSFVLDKLLGASCKVINVRSGSELPEKCRELALHFETQGTPIMIGGGVLAYTLLGVDYNETSGDCAFLILDPHYTGNEDLKKIVNGGWCGWKKSVDNKGKHFFLHDKFYNLLLPQRPDMV, from the exons ATGGGCACTCAGAGCTTCGCCGGAATCCGGATTCTTTGCCGCAATCTGTTGCTTTTGAGGGAAGGATCCGGCGTCCAATGGCTGATCGGCTCGCCCTTCTTCCCTTTGCCAACCATCGTCTCCACCGTCCGCTGCCTCCACACTCTTCCCTCCAATCCCCTCTTTCCTGACCTAGCTAAGGAATTAG ATGATATCAGAAGCCTGATTCCGAGGGGCTTTGAAGTGATCGGAGCATTGGTTGTTCACGATAAGGATGGAACGAAGGCAGAAAAGGTAGCAGGTGATGCTATTTCAGCTGTTGGGAGTTTTAGGAAAGCCCAGTATGGTAATGACCGTGAAGATCCAGTTTTGATTGGAGCTGTACTGGATCTCAATAGTAGCAATAGCGAGCGTGATCTTCAGTTTTTCATATCTAGCACAGGAACTTCATATAAGTTGGAAAAAGTTAGCAGTGTCGTTTATGTGGATCAGCCCGAGAAGGAAGTCTGGGAGAGAGGTTGTTTAGTTTGTTGCGAACTTCCTCTGAAATTGCCCTTGTATTATGTGTCAGACAATGCAAATGGTGAAGCTCTAGCTCTCTCTCTATATCTCTCCCTCAGCAATGCATTTG CTGCGGAGGGTGCATATGCACAAGCTATTACAGCCGTGGAAAGAAAACTTCTAGACCCACAAGTTGCATACATCATTGAAGCCCAAGATAGATCTTCATCTGGTGGACCTCAGCCTGTCATTCTTCATGGTTTCGAGTTGGATCCTGCAGCTGAGGATCTCCCTGAAAATGCCGTTAATGCTGTTATACTGGAATCAGATGAAGACTCCTTCGCAAAGTCTCGTACCTGCTCATACTTTTTATCAGAAACTAAGGATATCACATCCTTTAACTCTGTGGAGGAG AATGCAGATAAAATTATAGTCAGCGTCATGTTTAATGGATCTAAAAGTAATGTCGAACCTGCTGCTCCGATTGCTGAATACTTTCCAG CACTTGGAGAAGCTAAACTGCTGGTTGTAAATCATAAACTAGAAGTGTTATCCTACTGTACAAAGGATCTGCGGTTGGCAGATATTATCTCAAAGTTAATTATCCCTGGATTAGTTGATCAGCTACACTCATTAAAGAACAAGATATTGCCAGATCTCCTAACACAGCAGCTACAG CTAAGGCCATACCACTTCATGCCTCCCGCCTTTCTACATCCAATCACTGTTGTGTACGAGCTCAGCTATGGGGAGACAGAAATGAAGCAAG TTGAAGCTCGAAGATCCCTTCACTTGAGGCTAGGGTTGCCATTTGATCGCCCTCTTTTGAGGATTGCTAATGCAATAAATTTATCGTCAATAAAGGACAACACTAGGGGCAAATCAAATCCAAAGG TGGGCTCCTCTTTGCTTAAAGATGTTCATCATGGTATTCCAAGCAGCGGAG TATCTGGTGGCCATGTCTCTTTAATCCAGGGTTCCTATGAATATTATCATTACCTTCAAGATGGGTTTGATGATTCG GGCTGGGGTTGTGCTTACCGCTCTCTGCAAACAATTGTTTCATGGTTCAAGCAACAACACTATACTTCCATTGATGTCCCCTCACATAG AGAAATACAGCAGTCACTAGTCGAGATTGGTGATAAGGACCCTTCCTTCATTGGGTCACGTGAATGGATTGGCGCCATCGAGTTAAGTTTTGTTTTGGACAAGCTACTTGGA GCCAGTTGCAAAGTTATCAACGTGAGGTCCGGATCTGAGCTCCCGGAGAAATGCAGGGAGCTCGCCTTGCATTTTGAGACGCAAGGCACACCCATCATGATCG GAGGAGGTGTTCTGGCTTATACGCTATTGGGGGTCGACTACAATGAAACAAGTGGAGATTGTGCGTTTCTCATACTCGACCCTCACTACACAGGCAATGAGGACCTGAAGAAGATAGTGAATGGCGGGTGGTGTGGATGGAAGAAGTCGGTCGATAACAAAGGGAAGCATTTCTTCTTGCACGATAAGTTCTACAATCTTTTGCTTCCCCAAAGACCTGACATGGTATAA